In the bacterium genome, one interval contains:
- a CDS encoding N-6 DNA methylase → MSDFKQMKLVDHDDPLEVTARVESEQELAGLAWAVTCNGSLADLSKTENELVDAASKVSDGTIGDLVNAIQQGGDPLGNAFVRLRSARQRRSMGAVYTPPEIVNAMVGWISAKESPARIVDPGSGSGRFALKAGRTFSDASLVAVELDPLAALLCRANLTAAGLDDRSHVVVDDYRQADLGRCDGVTAFVGNPPYVRHHQIEPRWKQWLTSSAASRGLPVSALAGMHIHFFLATLLHARPGDLGAFITSAEWMDVNYGRLLRGMLTDGLGGESVHVVAPEAMPFEGTATTASVICFEVGSNASSVKMRRVKKVEDLANLTRGRRVGKQRLKQEKRWSPLLTSAPPVPEGYVPLGELCRVHRGAVTGANSTWITKANDPALPTRALFPSVTKARELFDSPDGVLSSFAGLRAVIDLPADLEELDDEERVLVERFLRLAERDGARSSYVARHRNPWWSVRLRSPAPILATYMARRPPAFVRNLVGARHVNVAHGIYPREPIAGDLLDALAASLRSGVSVAQGRTYAGGLTKFEPTEMERIPVPNPALLADLSS, encoded by the coding sequence ATGTCAGACTTCAAACAGATGAAGCTGGTGGACCATGATGATCCCCTCGAAGTGACGGCGCGGGTGGAGTCAGAGCAAGAACTGGCTGGGTTGGCTTGGGCTGTCACTTGCAACGGTTCACTTGCCGATCTCTCCAAGACCGAGAACGAACTCGTTGACGCAGCTAGCAAGGTTTCCGACGGCACCATCGGCGATCTTGTCAATGCCATCCAGCAGGGAGGTGATCCCTTGGGGAATGCGTTCGTGCGGCTGCGGTCCGCCCGGCAGCGACGTTCTATGGGTGCGGTGTACACCCCTCCTGAGATCGTGAATGCGATGGTTGGCTGGATTTCCGCTAAGGAGTCCCCCGCTCGAATTGTCGATCCCGGCTCAGGGTCGGGGCGTTTCGCCCTGAAGGCCGGGCGGACCTTCTCCGATGCTTCGTTGGTGGCGGTCGAGTTAGACCCGCTGGCCGCGCTGTTGTGTCGTGCCAATTTGACGGCGGCAGGTCTCGATGATCGGTCCCACGTAGTTGTGGACGACTACCGGCAAGCCGATCTCGGCCGATGTGATGGGGTGACCGCATTTGTGGGCAATCCACCATACGTTCGCCACCACCAGATTGAACCCCGGTGGAAGCAGTGGCTGACTAGCAGTGCGGCCAGCCGCGGTTTGCCGGTCAGCGCCCTCGCCGGTATGCACATCCATTTTTTCTTGGCCACGCTGCTTCATGCACGACCAGGAGACCTCGGTGCCTTCATCACTTCGGCCGAGTGGATGGACGTCAACTACGGGCGGCTGCTTCGCGGGATGCTCACCGACGGGCTGGGCGGCGAGTCTGTCCACGTCGTCGCTCCAGAGGCGATGCCCTTCGAGGGCACAGCAACAACAGCATCGGTGATCTGTTTTGAAGTCGGTTCGAATGCTTCCTCGGTCAAGATGCGCCGAGTCAAGAAGGTGGAAGACCTCGCCAACCTCACCCGGGGACGCAGAGTAGGCAAGCAGAGGCTGAAGCAGGAGAAGAGGTGGTCGCCGCTGCTGACATCGGCCCCGCCGGTACCCGAGGGATACGTCCCGCTCGGGGAACTCTGTCGGGTGCATCGGGGTGCGGTTACCGGCGCCAACTCCACCTGGATCACCAAGGCCAATGATCCCGCACTGCCAACAAGGGCGCTATTCCCGTCTGTGACCAAGGCCAGGGAGCTATTCGACTCGCCCGACGGTGTGCTGTCGAGCTTCGCCGGCCTCCGGGCCGTCATCGACTTGCCCGCCGACTTGGAAGAACTCGATGACGAAGAACGCGTTCTAGTAGAGCGATTCTTGCGGCTGGCGGAGCGAGACGGCGCCCGTTCGTCTTATGTTGCCCGCCATCGAAATCCCTGGTGGTCGGTGAGGCTGCGGTCTCCGGCCCCGATCCTGGCGACCTATATGGCCCGACGTCCTCCGGCGTTCGTCCGCAACCTCGTTGGGGCCCGACACGTCAATGTCGCCCACGGCATCTACCCAAGAGAACCCATAGCCGGCGATCTATTGGACGCCCTAGCCGCGTCGTTGAGATCTGGCGTCTCTGTGGCACAGGGAAGGACATACGCAGGCGGGCTGACCAAATTCGAGCCCACGGAGATGGAGCGCATCCCCGTTCCCAACCCCGCATTGCTGGCCGATCTGTCGTCGTGA
- a CDS encoding XamI family restriction endonuclease, producing MSLADPPRWTTEEFDEQRDLAREIFRSQRLNESQGVYSETFTKCLGYVRELMEKTDGLSRLAAIPGSQTPDPELLEVLANPDLLEVLRYVVGPPISADDLVELADTSLAPRVLLEDAKAAIRVADTIFQGLDPKRFPWISQGRRPEHSEQDAAALATAALMATRRVETARRMQSKDQEEAVKARLREAGMTEVEPRTVFPGLLNAPEPGEFCGEARFGTRKADLIVRLHDGRCMPIECKVSNSSTNSVKRLNNDAAAKASAWIEEFGSGATVPSAVLSGIFKTHNLEQAQDQHLTIFWAHDLNPLASFIRSTEQDG from the coding sequence GTGAGCCTCGCAGATCCACCCCGCTGGACTACTGAGGAGTTCGACGAACAACGCGATCTGGCCAGAGAGATTTTCCGCTCCCAACGGCTCAATGAATCTCAAGGCGTGTACTCCGAGACCTTTACCAAATGCCTCGGATACGTAAGGGAGTTGATGGAGAAGACAGACGGGCTCTCGCGGCTGGCAGCCATTCCTGGCAGCCAGACACCCGATCCTGAGCTTTTGGAAGTACTCGCTAACCCCGACCTGCTAGAGGTTCTGCGCTATGTAGTCGGCCCGCCTATCTCGGCCGACGATCTGGTCGAACTTGCCGACACTTCGCTGGCTCCCCGCGTGCTGCTCGAAGACGCTAAAGCGGCTATTCGAGTGGCTGACACTATCTTTCAGGGACTCGACCCCAAGCGGTTCCCCTGGATCAGCCAAGGTCGCCGACCCGAACATTCCGAACAGGATGCTGCTGCATTGGCAACGGCAGCCCTCATGGCCACCCGACGGGTAGAAACCGCCCGTCGTATGCAGTCGAAGGACCAGGAAGAGGCGGTGAAGGCCCGCCTCAGGGAAGCGGGCATGACCGAAGTCGAACCGCGGACCGTCTTCCCCGGGTTGCTCAATGCTCCAGAACCAGGTGAATTTTGCGGAGAAGCAAGGTTCGGCACTCGAAAGGCAGACCTGATCGTGAGGCTGCACGATGGACGGTGCATGCCCATCGAATGCAAAGTGTCTAACTCGTCCACTAACTCCGTAAAGCGGCTCAACAATGACGCCGCCGCCAAGGCCTCCGCCTGGATCGAGGAATTCGGAAGCGGGGCCACCGTCCCCAGCGCCGTCCTGTCAGGCATTTTCAAAACCCACAATCTCGAACAAGCTCAAGACCAGCACCTAACCATCTTCTGGGCCCACGACCTCAACCCGCTGGCTTCCTTCATCCGCTCTACAGAACAGGACGGCTAA
- a CDS encoding DUF1971 domain-containing protein has translation MEVAMVSPQEGSNEVESSGVEIPIAAVPGRRTPTFTAESMPPALAKDHRTTVWAELVVLEGTVLFVDETSRNVSAVAGSRVVIAPDIYHHIKPSEDAQFYIQFYERDPEQPTPLPAPR, from the coding sequence GTGGAAGTGGCAATGGTGTCGCCGCAAGAAGGCAGCAACGAGGTGGAGAGCAGTGGGGTGGAGATCCCGATCGCGGCGGTGCCAGGTCGCCGCACCCCCACCTTCACCGCTGAGTCGATGCCTCCAGCTCTGGCCAAGGACCACCGCACCACGGTTTGGGCCGAACTCGTGGTGTTGGAGGGAACGGTTTTGTTCGTCGACGAAACATCCCGGAACGTTTCCGCCGTCGCTGGCAGCCGTGTGGTGATCGCGCCCGACATCTACCACCATATCAAGCCCTCAGAAGACGCCCAGTTCTACATACAGTTCTACGAGCGAGACCCAGAGCAGCCGACCCCTCTTCCGGCTCCGCGGTGA
- a CDS encoding NAD(P)-binding protein — protein sequence MSYGHVLAPIEINGLEIKNRVVRTAHGTNIGQGRVTDELIAYHEARAAGGCGLTILEAASVHPTDMGTLWLHNASVVDDYRRLMDRLAPYGMAVFQQLGHLGYEGVTADGGPPWSASELAGPSIRRPAKAMAQDDIDELVDAFAQAARWSIEGGLNGVEVHIAHGYLLQQFMSPTTNQRTDRYGGSWENRIRLAREVVAAVREAIGSEVPLGVRIGSEAVGDGGVTEHDCAELVKVLADDDLIDYVNLTYGSCLRPHKIMGGMHEPPGYELEAAAPVVAAVDLPAIVTGRFRTLAEADELIADGVADMVGLTRAQIADPDLVVKSIEGREAEVRPCIAGNDGCVGGLNRGRLSCAVNPAVGRELEHPPAGPSPQRRIVVVGGGPGGMEAARLAAEQGHSVVLFEARNRLGGAVRQAQELPTRALLGDICDWQERELARLGVDVRLNQAADGQSIIAARPDLVVVATGATGAEIPDISTMPKSANAVVDDRFGGYEALGLAEWLATQDLAVTLTTPDRRVAANALLDLVVQPALERLQALDVAIQTKVDTPPEADLTLTVAKHPHDLLSADLAAASLNVQVVGDAQTPGTILTAIAHAHRIGFGI from the coding sequence ATGAGCTACGGGCACGTTCTGGCGCCGATTGAGATCAATGGGCTGGAGATCAAGAACCGCGTTGTGCGCACCGCCCACGGCACCAACATCGGCCAGGGAAGGGTCACCGACGAGCTGATCGCCTACCACGAGGCCCGCGCCGCAGGCGGGTGCGGGCTCACAATTTTGGAGGCAGCTTCGGTGCATCCCACCGACATGGGCACGTTGTGGCTGCACAATGCCTCGGTGGTGGACGACTATCGCCGGTTGATGGACCGCTTGGCGCCCTACGGCATGGCGGTGTTCCAGCAACTCGGGCACCTGGGCTACGAGGGGGTGACGGCTGACGGCGGACCGCCGTGGTCGGCATCGGAGCTGGCCGGGCCTAGCATCCGGCGTCCGGCCAAAGCTATGGCTCAAGACGACATTGATGAGCTGGTCGATGCCTTCGCCCAGGCAGCCCGGTGGTCGATTGAAGGCGGCCTCAATGGGGTTGAGGTCCACATTGCCCACGGCTACCTGCTCCAGCAGTTCATGTCGCCGACCACCAACCAGCGCACCGACCGCTACGGCGGCTCGTGGGAGAACCGCATCCGGCTGGCCCGCGAGGTGGTGGCCGCGGTTCGAGAAGCGATCGGCTCGGAGGTCCCGCTGGGAGTGCGGATCGGATCAGAAGCGGTGGGCGACGGGGGAGTGACCGAGCACGATTGCGCCGAACTGGTGAAGGTGCTGGCTGACGACGACCTGATCGACTATGTGAACCTCACCTACGGAAGCTGCCTGCGGCCCCACAAGATCATGGGCGGGATGCACGAGCCGCCTGGCTACGAGCTGGAGGCGGCTGCTCCGGTGGTGGCCGCAGTCGATCTGCCCGCCATCGTGACCGGCCGATTCCGCACCCTGGCCGAGGCTGACGAGCTGATTGCCGACGGAGTGGCCGACATGGTGGGGCTCACCCGAGCCCAGATCGCCGACCCCGATCTGGTGGTAAAGAGCATCGAGGGCCGGGAGGCCGAGGTCCGTCCCTGCATCGCCGGCAACGACGGCTGCGTGGGCGGCCTCAACCGGGGCCGCCTCTCCTGTGCCGTCAACCCCGCGGTGGGCCGCGAACTGGAACACCCGCCCGCAGGTCCGAGCCCCCAACGACGGATTGTGGTCGTCGGCGGCGGACCCGGTGGCATGGAAGCGGCCCGCCTGGCTGCCGAGCAGGGTCATTCCGTGGTGCTGTTCGAGGCCCGCAACCGCTTGGGCGGAGCCGTCCGGCAGGCCCAAGAGCTGCCCACCCGGGCGCTGCTGGGTGACATCTGCGACTGGCAGGAACGAGAACTAGCCCGCCTCGGCGTCGATGTGCGGTTGAACCAAGCCGCTGACGGGCAATCCATCATCGCAGCCCGTCCCGATCTGGTGGTGGTGGCCACCGGTGCCACCGGCGCCGAGATCCCCGACATCAGCACCATGCCCAAGAGCGCCAATGCTGTGGTTGACGACCGATTCGGCGGCTACGAGGCCCTCGGCCTGGCCGAATGGCTCGCAACCCAGGACCTAGCCGTCACGCTGACCACCCCCGACCGCCGGGTCGCGGCCAACGCCCTGCTCGACCTGGTAGTCCAACCCGCCCTGGAGCGCCTGCAAGCCCTCGATGTCGCAATCCAGACCAAAGTCGACACTCCGCCCGAGGCCGACCTAACCCTCACCGTGGCCAAACACCCCCACGACCTTCTATCCGCCGATCTCGCCGCCGCCAGCCTAAACGTTCAAGTCGTCGGCGACGCCCAAACCCCCGGCACTATCCTCACCGCCATCGCCCACGCCCACCGTATCGGCTTTGGCATCTAG
- a CDS encoding MFS transporter gives MNAQANTGRGLAVVAASMLALGVGSSLGFFPGYFVAAVRDDLGISRAQVGLLVSLHFGCTGLGSIIGARITEKIGTRTAVVADQLTVAVAAWSAALLDSYAALIGAAVFAGFGYALTNAATNEAVAAAVPESRRTLALSAKTSGVPTMALISAILVPWASDRWSWNLILMIGGTIAAVSALIATAVIPDIRSSRLRVQRQGSVLPKGFWWFAVSAFFLVGSSQPLFSWAVPYLDEALGTSKPVAGAIAGIAAGLGAVCMSLTALRADYLGRTRRVPLIVGLCVVLTASLLVTMSGLTLGLAVATVGLFAGFIVQLAAIGVMHAAVVDRAPQAVARATGVTMTGYYMGALATPVSFGALVDWLGTYTWAWLIMALGSTAAAACFARANRVGDVGP, from the coding sequence ATGAATGCACAGGCAAACACTGGCCGTGGCCTGGCCGTGGTGGCGGCCAGCATGCTGGCACTGGGTGTCGGGTCAAGCCTGGGCTTCTTCCCCGGCTATTTCGTCGCCGCGGTGCGAGACGACCTCGGCATTTCCCGGGCCCAGGTTGGGCTGCTGGTGAGCCTGCATTTCGGCTGTACTGGATTGGGATCGATTATCGGAGCCCGGATCACCGAGAAGATCGGAACCCGCACCGCAGTCGTTGCCGATCAGTTGACCGTAGCGGTGGCTGCGTGGTCTGCCGCTCTGCTCGATAGCTATGCCGCTTTGATCGGGGCCGCGGTATTCGCCGGTTTCGGCTACGCCCTGACTAACGCGGCCACCAATGAAGCGGTAGCCGCTGCGGTGCCGGAAAGCCGTCGCACGCTGGCGTTGTCGGCCAAGACGTCGGGAGTGCCGACGATGGCACTGATTAGCGCAATCTTGGTGCCCTGGGCTTCCGATCGCTGGAGTTGGAACCTCATTCTCATGATCGGCGGGACCATCGCCGCTGTGAGTGCACTCATCGCCACAGCGGTCATTCCCGACATCCGCTCTTCTCGGCTGCGGGTCCAGCGCCAAGGGTCGGTCCTACCGAAGGGATTCTGGTGGTTCGCAGTATCGGCCTTCTTCTTGGTGGGATCCTCTCAGCCGCTTTTTTCTTGGGCCGTGCCGTACTTGGACGAAGCCCTGGGCACCTCCAAGCCGGTGGCGGGCGCTATCGCCGGAATTGCCGCCGGACTGGGCGCGGTTTGCATGTCGCTGACCGCGTTACGGGCCGACTACCTCGGCCGAACTCGCCGGGTGCCGCTCATCGTCGGGCTGTGCGTGGTGCTGACCGCGTCGCTTCTTGTGACCATGAGTGGCCTGACGCTAGGTCTGGCCGTGGCCACCGTCGGGCTATTTGCCGGTTTCATCGTCCAATTGGCGGCCATAGGCGTCATGCACGCCGCAGTGGTAGATCGGGCCCCGCAAGCCGTGGCCCGAGCCACTGGTGTCACGATGACCGGCTATTACATGGGCGCGCTGGCCACCCCAGTGAGCTTCGGCGCATTGGTCGACTGGCTGGGCACTTACACCTGGGCCTGGCTAATCATGGCACTGGGCAGCACCGCAGCTGCCGCCTGCTTTGCCCGCGCCAACCGAGTGGGCGATGTCGGACCTTGA
- a CDS encoding phosphotransferase, whose translation MDLSPPAVGRAVAEVMDGANPHPRVERLSRGFSWVTLGVDDVIVRVAPRGGPLDPYDPEVEAANLRRVEGVVPAPQVLAVQPDLDNPIGQPFGVHTRMPGQVLRLGDVTERRPEYTAAAAKALGQLHNLTAPMTVAEGYDTELDRTEAVYRRAAPNRHPEFEAALGWLRSHRPDCDEPAVWCHGDFRFANLSWTGPGELGGILDWERVWPGDPMCDVAFTQRFSGWCLIEDSTDYGHPLDQERLEYAARFERVRSFTASMRAIRAWLDGHSNDPRLLTIGRRGEEAMKTELDWATD comes from the coding sequence GTGGACTTGTCGCCACCCGCAGTGGGGAGAGCAGTCGCAGAGGTGATGGACGGGGCCAACCCTCACCCCCGAGTCGAGCGGCTCAGCCGGGGGTTTTCTTGGGTAACGCTGGGGGTAGACGACGTGATCGTGCGGGTGGCGCCGCGGGGTGGTCCGCTCGACCCTTATGACCCGGAGGTGGAGGCGGCCAACCTGCGCCGGGTTGAGGGGGTAGTGCCCGCCCCCCAGGTGTTGGCCGTGCAGCCCGACCTCGACAATCCCATCGGCCAGCCGTTCGGCGTCCACACCCGGATGCCGGGCCAGGTGCTGCGACTCGGGGACGTGACCGAGCGCCGTCCGGAGTACACCGCGGCTGCGGCTAAGGCGTTAGGCCAGCTCCACAATCTGACCGCGCCGATGACGGTGGCCGAGGGCTATGACACTGAGCTCGATCGCACCGAGGCTGTCTATCGGCGGGCCGCCCCCAACCGGCACCCCGAGTTCGAGGCGGCGTTAGGATGGCTGCGGTCGCACCGCCCCGACTGCGACGAGCCTGCGGTGTGGTGCCACGGCGACTTTCGGTTTGCCAACCTGAGCTGGACTGGACCGGGCGAACTGGGCGGCATTCTGGACTGGGAACGAGTCTGGCCCGGCGACCCGATGTGCGATGTGGCATTCACCCAACGCTTTTCCGGCTGGTGCTTGATCGAGGACTCCACCGACTACGGCCACCCCCTCGATCAGGAGCGATTGGAATATGCCGCCCGCTTCGAGCGGGTCCGCTCCTTCACCGCCTCAATGCGAGCCATCCGGGCTTGGTTAGACGGCCACTCCAACGACCCCCGCCTACTGACTATCGGCCGCCGCGGGGAGGAGGCCATGAAGACCGAGCTGGATTGGGCGACGGACTAG
- a CDS encoding thiolase family protein, which yields MSGTHPLHRVAIVGVAATEMARQLDTTSAEVSLRAALAALDDAGLGVADVDGVAARWPGPGGAVFQPGSADWAEVFGQPLRWVCDTYPQGVPGALDAAAAVAAGLCETALVFGGQAGVMGGSAVADYTRPDNELIACWGSLTAAQFALVAQVYRHRYTPDPEQLAAIAAAIRNAGSANPAAVMAGRGPYTAADVLASPMVAEPFRLLDLCLATEGAAAMVITTAERARDLAQAPVAILGGGSEWHRQQYVNPPRYDVVWGLGADAARRAFELAEVGRQDVDVFELYDINTYEVVRQFEMLGLCAEGEGAEYLWEAGVGIDGRHPLNTDGGLLSYSHIGWGGPTLKIVEAVRQIRGTAGLGQVVDAEVALVTGAGSGAQYHNVMILGRG from the coding sequence GTGAGCGGCACCCATCCGCTGCACCGAGTGGCCATCGTCGGGGTGGCGGCCACCGAGATGGCCCGCCAGCTCGACACCACCTCGGCGGAGGTGTCCCTTCGGGCCGCGTTGGCTGCCCTCGACGACGCCGGACTGGGTGTGGCCGATGTCGACGGGGTGGCCGCTCGCTGGCCCGGGCCGGGAGGAGCCGTGTTCCAGCCCGGCTCCGCCGACTGGGCCGAGGTTTTCGGCCAGCCACTGCGCTGGGTGTGCGACACCTATCCCCAGGGCGTGCCCGGCGCGCTGGACGCCGCGGCCGCGGTGGCCGCTGGTTTGTGCGAGACAGCGCTGGTGTTCGGGGGGCAGGCCGGGGTCATGGGCGGGTCGGCGGTGGCCGACTACACCCGGCCCGATAACGAGTTAATCGCCTGCTGGGGTTCGCTCACCGCGGCCCAGTTCGCCCTGGTGGCCCAGGTATACCGGCACCGCTATACCCCCGACCCCGAACAGTTGGCTGCGATCGCCGCCGCCATCCGCAACGCCGGGTCGGCCAACCCGGCGGCGGTTATGGCCGGACGGGGTCCTTACACAGCCGCTGACGTTCTGGCTTCGCCGATGGTGGCTGAACCGTTCCGGCTGCTCGACTTGTGCCTGGCCACCGAGGGAGCCGCGGCCATGGTGATCACCACTGCCGAGCGGGCTCGGGATCTAGCCCAGGCGCCGGTGGCCATCCTGGGCGGGGGATCGGAGTGGCACCGCCAGCAATACGTGAACCCGCCCCGCTACGACGTGGTCTGGGGGTTGGGGGCCGACGCTGCCCGGCGGGCGTTCGAACTGGCCGAAGTAGGGCGACAGGACGTTGACGTGTTCGAGCTCTATGACATCAACACCTACGAAGTGGTGCGCCAGTTCGAGATGCTGGGCCTGTGTGCTGAGGGTGAGGGGGCCGAGTACTTGTGGGAGGCGGGCGTCGGGATTGATGGCCGCCACCCCCTCAACACCGACGGTGGCCTGCTCAGCTACAGTCACATCGGTTGGGGCGGCCCCACCCTGAAGATCGTCGAGGCCGTACGCCAAATCCGGGGCACCGCTGGTCTCGGCCAAGTCGTCGATGCCGAGGTCGCCCTGGTCACCGGTGCCGGCTCCGGCGCCCAGTATCACAACGTCATGATCTTGGGCCGGGGGTAG
- a CDS encoding AMP-binding protein — protein sequence MNVGLAFARNATRHPKDPAVFGGRELTNRQLDERSNRIANALFGAHGLAKGDRVALLVANRPEVVEVLGGITKAGGCYVGLNFRLGSVELEQVFDNADPVLAITDSEHRDQLDGFDLPVIDIDRDLDALADAASADPPDTLHEVRPEDDFCIVYTSGTTGRPKGVYFDHARVLQHATVACLEYEIDRHSRYLIQIPHNSSVNITILPCLIIGAAQGFIDSRNFDPVSYARMVEAHGVSHSFLVPTQLMRLLDRLERADDHKLGSLRTLGYGSSPISPDRLAELVERFGPVFNQLYGMAEIASIGTILRKEDHVRGLQERPELLSSCGQPSYAVDVRVVDPDGRDISIGERGEVIFGGPHVMKGYFRDPERTAEALRDGWMHSGDVAEVDEEGFIYIVDRMKNLIIRGGLNIAPTEIENVLYRHPAVLEASVIGVPDPEWGEAIVAVVALKQEASADDQELRLWCRQSELTSIKIPERVEFTDSLPKNAVGKIAKEELRARYWGEGRRV from the coding sequence GTGAACGTCGGCTTGGCCTTCGCCCGCAACGCGACCCGCCATCCCAAAGATCCCGCCGTATTCGGCGGGCGGGAGCTCACCAACCGACAGCTCGACGAGCGCTCCAACCGCATCGCCAATGCCCTGTTCGGGGCCCATGGCCTGGCCAAGGGCGACCGGGTGGCTCTGCTGGTGGCCAACCGCCCGGAGGTGGTGGAGGTGCTGGGCGGCATCACCAAAGCCGGCGGCTGCTATGTGGGGTTGAACTTCCGCCTCGGCTCGGTGGAGTTGGAGCAGGTGTTCGACAATGCCGACCCGGTGCTGGCCATTACTGACTCCGAGCATCGGGACCAGCTTGACGGCTTCGACCTACCGGTAATCGACATCGACCGCGACCTCGACGCCCTGGCCGACGCCGCCTCGGCGGACCCTCCCGACACGCTGCATGAGGTCCGCCCCGAGGACGACTTCTGCATCGTGTACACCAGCGGCACGACCGGGCGGCCCAAAGGGGTGTATTTCGACCACGCCCGAGTGCTCCAGCACGCCACCGTGGCCTGCCTGGAATACGAGATCGACCGCCACAGCCGCTATCTCATCCAGATCCCCCACAACTCCAGCGTGAACATCACCATCCTGCCCTGCCTGATCATCGGGGCGGCCCAGGGGTTTATCGACAGCCGCAACTTCGACCCGGTGAGCTACGCCCGCATGGTGGAAGCCCATGGGGTAAGCCACTCGTTTCTGGTGCCCACCCAGCTGATGCGCCTACTCGACCGCCTCGAACGGGCCGACGACCACAAGCTGGGGTCGCTGCGCACGCTGGGCTACGGCTCGTCGCCCATCTCTCCCGACCGCCTGGCTGAGTTGGTGGAGCGCTTCGGCCCGGTGTTCAACCAGCTCTACGGCATGGCCGAGATCGCCTCCATCGGCACCATCCTGCGCAAAGAAGACCATGTGCGGGGCTTGCAGGAGCGGCCCGAGCTGCTGTCGTCGTGCGGGCAGCCGTCGTATGCGGTGGACGTTCGGGTGGTGGACCCCGACGGCCGCGACATCTCGATAGGGGAGCGGGGCGAGGTGATCTTCGGCGGCCCCCATGTCATGAAGGGCTACTTCCGGGATCCCGAGCGCACCGCCGAGGCATTGCGAGACGGGTGGATGCACAGCGGCGATGTGGCCGAGGTCGACGAGGAGGGCTTCATCTACATCGTCGACCGCATGAAGAACCTCATCATCCGAGGCGGGCTCAACATCGCCCCCACCGAAATAGAGAACGTGCTGTACCGCCATCCGGCGGTGTTGGAGGCGTCGGTGATCGGCGTGCCCGACCCCGAGTGGGGCGAGGCCATCGTGGCCGTGGTGGCCCTCAAGCAGGAGGCGTCGGCCGACGACCAAGAGTTGCGACTGTGGTGCCGCCAGTCGGAGCTGACCTCCATCAAGATCCCCGAGCGGGTGGAGTTCACCGATTCGCTGCCCAAGAACGCGGTGGGAAAAATCGCCAAGGAGGAATTGCGAGCCCGCTATTGGGGAGAGGGCCGGCGGGTGTGA
- a CDS encoding OB-fold domain-containing protein — MDGPTGELEDRSLRPLTGEFWAAVDREELVRPVCRDCGRSFFVPQFACPQCQSTNWAYEPSSGRGRVYSHTTVYRPPTPEFDAPYVLADVDIEEGWHLLTWIVGCESEDVAIDMTVSVRFVVGPDGHRLPAFAPDEASR; from the coding sequence ATGGACGGGCCGACTGGCGAGCTTGAGGACCGGAGTCTGCGCCCGCTCACCGGAGAATTCTGGGCGGCGGTCGACCGGGAAGAGCTGGTTCGCCCGGTGTGCAGGGACTGCGGCCGTAGCTTCTTCGTCCCCCAGTTCGCTTGCCCGCAATGTCAGAGCACCAACTGGGCCTATGAGCCCAGCAGCGGACGGGGCCGGGTGTACAGCCACACCACGGTCTACCGCCCGCCCACTCCCGAGTTCGACGCCCCCTACGTACTGGCCGACGTGGACATAGAGGAGGGATGGCACCTGCTCACCTGGATCGTGGGGTGCGAGTCCGAGGACGTGGCCATCGACATGACGGTGAGCGTCCGCTTCGTCGTCGGCCCCGACGGGCACCGGCTTCCCGCGTTCGCCCCCGATGAGGCGTCCCGGTGA